One Scytonema millei VB511283 genomic window carries:
- a CDS encoding nucleoside phosphorylase, whose product MTSKPLYHLGFEQDDLGTVPPTIALLSGDPERSRFIAETYLKGDRLLSANRGLNSYIGNLANGRSLLAATSGMGAPSLSIVVNELVQLGIRQIIRVGTCGSIQDYVPAGSVVISQAALCRQGAANDIAPVEYPAAADPFLTVALVQAARELGVEYHLGITASVDTFYEGQERVDSANPHLMRSLQGITAEYRRLNILNYEMESGTLFKMAGVYKFAAACICAVVAQRTSSEEVLLEQKEDTVSNAIAVAIKAVENLA is encoded by the coding sequence ATGACTAGTAAGCCTCTGTATCACTTAGGTTTTGAGCAAGACGACTTGGGTACTGTACCCCCTACAATAGCGCTGTTGTCGGGAGATCCCGAACGATCGCGTTTCATCGCTGAAACTTATTTAAAGGGCGATCGCTTGTTGTCAGCAAATCGCGGTTTAAATAGTTATATCGGCAATTTAGCGAATGGGCGATCGCTTTTAGCGGCGACAAGTGGGATGGGTGCGCCTTCCCTAAGTATTGTGGTAAATGAGTTAGTACAGTTGGGAATTCGGCAAATTATTCGCGTCGGTACTTGCGGTTCGATTCAAGACTACGTACCCGCAGGAAGTGTTGTCATCAGTCAGGCGGCTTTGTGTCGCCAGGGTGCAGCGAATGATATTGCACCTGTAGAATATCCCGCCGCTGCCGATCCTTTCCTCACGGTGGCTTTAGTCCAGGCAGCACGGGAGTTAGGAGTAGAGTATCATTTAGGAATTACAGCATCGGTGGATACATTCTATGAAGGACAGGAACGAGTCGATTCTGCTAATCCGCATTTAATGCGATCGCTACAAGGCATCACAGCAGAATATAGACGGCTGAATATACTTAACTATGAAATGGAATCCGGGACGCTGTTTAAAATGGCAGGAGTTTATAAATTTGCAGCGGCTTGTATATGTGCTGTTGTTGCTCAGCGTACGAGTAGCGAAGAGGTATTATTAGAACAGAAAGAAGATACAGTTAGTAATGCGATCGCCGTGGCAATAAAAGCAGTAGAAAATCTAGCATAA
- a CDS encoding TlyA family RNA methyltransferase — MTKQRLDTLLVELNLCASRQQAQRLIQAGEVMVNRQVIDKVGTEVETTAEIEIKARSPYVSRGGEKLAKALADFAISVTDRICLDGGISTGGFTDCLLQAGAKQVYGVDVGYGQVDWRLRNDPRVVLRERTNLRHLTPEELYGNAELADLAVVDVSFISLTKVLPALWQLLSEPRETILLVKPQFEVGRSRVGKKGVVRDPNDQAEAVFQVLQTSRELGWQYRGLTWSPIQGPAGNIEYLLWLGMESQTPEPELQAIQQLAGKARQQFSS; from the coding sequence TTGACTAAACAACGACTCGATACTTTATTAGTGGAATTAAATTTATGTGCCTCTCGCCAGCAAGCACAACGGTTGATTCAGGCGGGGGAAGTGATGGTCAATCGGCAAGTTATTGATAAAGTGGGTACGGAGGTTGAGACTACCGCTGAAATTGAAATTAAAGCGCGATCGCCATATGTGTCTAGAGGGGGAGAAAAACTTGCCAAAGCTTTAGCTGATTTTGCTATTTCTGTAACAGATAGAATTTGTTTAGATGGGGGAATATCGACAGGAGGCTTTACCGACTGTTTATTGCAAGCAGGTGCAAAACAAGTCTACGGTGTCGATGTCGGTTACGGACAAGTCGATTGGCGCTTGCGTAACGATCCGCGTGTCGTATTGCGGGAACGGACGAATTTACGCCATCTCACCCCAGAAGAATTATATGGCAATGCAGAACTGGCAGATTTAGCCGTAGTTGATGTATCATTTATTTCCTTAACTAAAGTTTTGCCTGCATTGTGGCAACTTCTCAGCGAGCCTCGCGAGACGATATTATTAGTAAAACCTCAATTTGAAGTTGGGCGATCGCGGGTTGGTAAAAAAGGAGTCGTGCGCGATCCTAACGACCAAGCAGAGGCAGTTTTTCAAGTTCTCCAAACGTCGCGAGAACTAGGCTGGCAATATCGCGGCTTAACCTGGTCGCCAATCCAGGGTCCAGCGGGAAACATTGAGTATTTATTATGGCTGGGAATGGAAAGCCAGACACCAGAACCCGAACTTCAGGCAATTCAACAGCTGGCTGGTAAAGCGCGGCAGCAATTTTCGAGTTAA
- a CDS encoding 3'(2'),5'-bisphosphate nucleotidase CysQ family protein, protein MPSLEEILAIARSVGWGASYLLRSYYYGENKDNLDIKDKQGSPVTSADLAVNRYILDRLQTNLGQEEFAYITEETYKSSTPQPTKSWVWIIDPLDGTRDFIDKTGEYTIHIALVKDGRPVLSVVAAPEAEKLYFATLGGGTFVETRDGNIQQVKVSQRHNMEEFTIVVSRSHRGKKLEKILSKLLCKKQKSVGSIGGKIAAIVEQQADVYISLSGKSAPKDWDLAAPELILTEAGGKLTHFDGTPLIYNKEDVSQWGGLIASNGECHDRLCAEAERILVQIENEAI, encoded by the coding sequence ATGCCATCTTTAGAAGAAATTCTCGCGATCGCTCGTTCTGTTGGTTGGGGCGCATCCTATCTTCTCCGGTCTTATTATTATGGTGAAAATAAAGACAACCTAGACATTAAAGATAAGCAAGGTAGTCCTGTCACCTCAGCAGATTTAGCCGTGAATCGTTATATCCTCGATCGCCTGCAAACTAACTTGGGACAGGAAGAATTTGCCTATATTACCGAAGAAACCTATAAATCTTCTACACCACAGCCGACCAAATCTTGGGTTTGGATAATTGACCCTTTAGATGGTACGCGAGATTTTATCGACAAAACTGGAGAATATACAATTCATATTGCTCTGGTTAAAGATGGTCGTCCGGTTCTTTCTGTAGTAGCTGCACCAGAGGCAGAAAAGCTCTATTTTGCCACATTAGGAGGCGGAACATTTGTTGAAACTCGCGATGGCAATATTCAACAAGTAAAAGTTTCTCAACGGCACAACATGGAAGAATTTACAATAGTTGTGAGCCGTTCGCACAGAGGTAAGAAATTAGAGAAAATTTTGTCTAAATTACTATGTAAAAAACAAAAGAGTGTGGGTAGCATTGGTGGAAAAATAGCTGCTATTGTCGAACAACAAGCAGATGTTTATATTTCTCTTTCTGGGAAATCAGCCCCTAAAGATTGGGACTTAGCCGCACCAGAGTTGATTCTTACAGAAGCTGGAGGAAAACTAACACACTTTGATGGAACTCCTTTAATTTATAACAAAGAAGATGTCAGTCAATGGGGCGGTTTAATTGCTAGTAATGGTGAGTGTCACGATCGATTGTGCGCTGAAGCTGAAAGAATATTAGTACAAATAGAAAATGAGGCGATTTAA
- a CDS encoding FdhF/YdeP family oxidoreductase, with amino-acid sequence MDAETKQEQFHSTHNGENHNTPKMGGGLPVIQYWAEHTLSPEGPKLWQTLLHKSSCLSCAWGTGGQKGGFHNELDEPLQRCMKSVEAISAELQPPVERHFFDRHTITELQQLSSLEADRLGRLSFPVILREGKSHYERISWEEIYQIAETAFRHPPERVASYSSGRSSNEAAFLLQLAIRALGSNHLADCSDLCHVPSTVGLKEMFGSGTSMVSLDSLKKADCVVLIGSNAPANHPRLMNELIQLRDRGGKVIVVNPVVEVGLVKFASPAYPLKSLFTGSNISSLYLQLIPGSDVALFVGIQKALIEQNFIQIDYLRDRTENWKAVVDYAIATDWKTIVATCGISKAEIEAAARIIGTSKGVVFTWAMGATQHENGVDNVYAIANTALITGNAGKDGAGTMPIRGHSNVQGFGSMGVTAKLKPEIQQTLEKLLGRSLNRNPGYRARNLIDAADAGEVDALICVGGNLYAANPDLTQAKRALGNIETIIYLATKPNLGHFHGLAKKNTIIVPVFNRFENPHKTTTESGNNFVRLNDEGKTHIKDGDLISEVEFITELAHRLHGEDPIQWRKLQDTKYVRQLIAKTIPGFEQMATIDETKEEFTIGGRIFKQPKFATPSGKAKMFVTLLPQLHAPQPQDLGISESTRGISLILMTGRSYSQHNTVVYKEGDRYRGMPHRNCILMHSADAETAGLPEHQRVTVQGDAGKMENVEIIFGSVRQGTAFMFYPEVNAIFKARIDPKCGIPAFKRVPIFVYA; translated from the coding sequence ATGGACGCAGAGACAAAACAGGAACAATTCCACTCAACCCACAACGGCGAGAATCATAACACTCCAAAAATGGGTGGTGGATTACCTGTAATCCAGTACTGGGCAGAACATACGCTGTCTCCAGAGGGTCCGAAACTGTGGCAAACATTATTACACAAAAGCTCTTGCCTATCTTGTGCTTGGGGAACGGGCGGACAAAAAGGCGGATTTCATAACGAACTAGACGAACCGCTACAACGCTGCATGAAGAGTGTAGAGGCTATTTCCGCCGAACTCCAGCCCCCAGTAGAACGGCATTTTTTCGATCGCCACACGATTACCGAACTCCAGCAGCTGTCGTCTTTAGAAGCAGATCGTCTCGGTCGTCTTAGCTTTCCTGTGATTTTACGTGAAGGTAAGTCTCATTACGAACGCATTTCTTGGGAAGAGATTTATCAAATTGCCGAAACAGCTTTTCGCCACCCACCAGAAAGAGTAGCATCTTATAGTTCGGGGCGATCGTCTAACGAGGCTGCATTTCTACTGCAATTAGCGATTCGGGCTTTAGGATCGAACCATTTAGCCGATTGTTCCGATCTATGTCATGTCCCTTCTACCGTGGGTTTGAAGGAAATGTTCGGCTCCGGCACTTCAATGGTAAGTTTAGATAGTCTGAAAAAGGCAGACTGCGTAGTATTAATTGGCTCAAATGCGCCTGCAAACCACCCGCGTTTGATGAACGAATTAATTCAATTGCGCGATCGCGGTGGTAAAGTTATTGTTGTCAATCCAGTTGTAGAAGTTGGATTAGTTAAATTCGCCTCACCTGCATATCCGCTTAAATCTCTCTTCACCGGATCGAATATTTCTTCGCTCTACCTTCAGTTAATTCCTGGTAGCGATGTAGCTTTATTTGTGGGGATTCAAAAAGCATTAATCGAACAGAATTTCATTCAAATTGATTATCTTCGCGATCGGACTGAAAATTGGAAAGCTGTCGTAGATTATGCTATTGCGACTGATTGGAAAACTATTGTAGCCACTTGCGGCATTTCCAAAGCAGAAATTGAAGCTGCTGCCCGCATTATCGGGACTTCAAAAGGTGTCGTATTTACCTGGGCGATGGGGGCGACACAACACGAAAATGGGGTAGATAACGTCTACGCGATCGCCAATACAGCCTTAATTACAGGTAATGCAGGTAAAGACGGTGCTGGCACGATGCCGATTCGCGGACACTCCAACGTGCAAGGGTTTGGCTCGATGGGTGTCACGGCAAAATTGAAGCCAGAAATTCAACAAACTTTAGAAAAGTTATTAGGGCGATCGCTCAATCGCAATCCAGGCTATCGCGCCCGAAATCTCATTGATGCGGCGGATGCGGGTGAGGTAGATGCGTTAATTTGTGTTGGTGGGAATTTATATGCTGCCAATCCAGATTTGACCCAAGCTAAGCGAGCATTAGGTAATATTGAAACCATTATCTATCTCGCAACAAAACCAAATTTAGGACACTTTCATGGTTTAGCCAAGAAAAATACAATTATCGTTCCAGTATTTAACAGATTTGAAAATCCGCATAAAACAACGACTGAATCTGGTAATAATTTTGTCCGACTCAATGATGAAGGTAAAACCCATATTAAAGACGGAGATTTAATATCAGAAGTCGAATTTATCACAGAATTAGCCCATCGACTTCACGGAGAAGATCCGATTCAATGGCGCAAACTTCAAGATACAAAATACGTGCGTCAATTAATCGCCAAAACCATCCCTGGTTTCGAGCAAATGGCAACTATTGACGAAACCAAAGAAGAATTTACCATTGGCGGACGCATCTTTAAACAACCTAAATTTGCCACCCCGTCAGGTAAAGCCAAGATGTTTGTTACGCTTTTACCCCAACTGCACGCACCTCAGCCACAAGACTTGGGAATTTCAGAATCTACTCGGGGAATTAGCTTAATTTTGATGACTGGACGCAGTTATTCGCAGCATAATACTGTGGTATATAAAGAAGGCGATCGCTATCGGGGAATGCCGCATCGTAATTGTATTTTAATGCATTCAGCCGATGCTGAAACAGCAGGATTGCCAGAGCATCAGCGCGTCACGGTACAGGGTGATGCAGGCAAAATGGAAAATGTTGAGATTATTTTTGGTTCCGTGCGACAAGGAACTGCTTTTATGTTTTATCCCGAAGTCAATGCTATTTTCAAGGCAAGGATCGATCCAAAATGTGGAATACCTGCCTTTAAGCGAGTGCCAATTTTTGTTTATGCTTAG
- a CDS encoding type II toxin-antitoxin system HicA family toxin codes for MKLPRDLSGSTLVKALTKLGYVITRQTGSHIRLTTQQNGEHHLTIPAHDPIKIGTLNAILREIENHFNLGREELLNLLFS; via the coding sequence ATGAAACTGCCCAGAGATCTATCAGGCAGTACGCTGGTGAAGGCACTAACAAAGCTGGGGTATGTTATTACTCGTCAAACAGGAAGTCATATTCGGTTAACTACTCAGCAAAATGGCGAACATCATTTAACCATTCCGGCTCACGATCCAATTAAGATTGGGACTCTCAATGCAATTTTGCGAGAGATTGAAAACCATTTCAACTTGGGGCGTGAAGAGTTGCTAAATTTACTTTTCTCTTAG
- a CDS encoding 2-oxoisovalerate dehydrogenase E1 subunit beta, producing MTEIVFLVEDDPDGGYTARALGESIFTQADDINALREMVRDAVHCHFPDEHSRPKIIRLHIV from the coding sequence ATGACTGAAATTGTTTTTTTGGTTGAAGACGATCCTGATGGTGGGTACACTGCTAGAGCATTGGGAGAGTCTATTTTTACTCAAGCAGATGACATAAACGCCCTACGAGAGATGGTACGCGATGCAGTTCATTGCCATTTTCCCGACGAACACAGTCGTCCTAAAATTATTCGCTTACATATTGTTTGA
- a CDS encoding IS5 family transposase (programmed frameshift) yields MRRKAYPSDLTDAEWQQIKPLLPAENAIGRPRQVDLREILNAIFYVLSEGCRWRALPHDLPPWQTAYNYFRHWQRLGIWQQIHTQLRQRVRKSVNKAELPTAGMIDSQSIKTNRKKGEVYGFDGGKLVKGRKRFILVDTLGLLLAVVVTEANFPERLGGVVVTMEAAPLSNNLILIWVDAGFSGANFARVIQQVCSAQVEVVCRSQREFQVLPKRWIVERTFAWWNQYRRLSKDYELLPEVSESMISTVMIRLMLKRLAPPHLEAP; encoded by the exons ATGAGACGTAAAGCGTATCCCAGTGACCTAACTGATGCAGAATGGCAACAGATCAAACCGTTGCTACCAGCAGAAAATGCGATTGGTCGTCCACGACAAGTAGATTTGAGAGAAATCCTAAATGCCATATTTTATGTCTTGTCAGAAGGTTGTCGGTGGCGTGCGTTGCCGCATGATTTGCCACCGTGGCAGACAGCATACAACTATTTTCGACACTGGCAACGCTTAGGAATATGGCAGCAAATTCACACTCAACTGAGACAAAGAGTACGCAAAAGTGTAAATAAAGCCGAACTACCAACTGCTGGGATGATTGATAGTCAATCAATCAAGACCA ACAGAAAAAAAGGGGAGGTATATGGCTTTGACGGAGGTAAATTAGTCAAAGGACGCAAACGTTTTATCTTGGTGGATACATTGGGATTGTTGTTAGCAGTAGTGGTAACTGAGGCGAATTTTCCTGAACGATTAGGAGGAGTGGTAGTGACAATGGAAGCTGCACCACTTTCTAACAATTTAATTTTAATTTGGGTAGATGCTGGTTTTAGTGGCGCGAATTTCGCCCGCGTGATCCAGCAGGTTTGTTCGGCTCAAGTCGAGGTTGTTTGCCGTTCTCAAAGAGAGTTTCAGGTCTTACCAAAGCGTTGGATTGTTGAGCGAACTTTTGCTTGGTGGAATCAATATCGTCGGTTGAGCAAAGATTATGAACTCTTACCAGAAGTGAGCGAATCAATGATTTCTACCGTGATGATTCGTTTAATGCTAAAACGATTAGCGCCGCCTCATCTTGAAGCTCCATAA
- a CDS encoding CPXCG motif-containing cysteine-rich protein, which produces MQNTSEYLCAYCGEPNATFVDLSGGMQQSYVEDCQVCCQPNVLYIYIDEDNLDIEISSEPES; this is translated from the coding sequence ATGCAAAATACATCTGAATATCTCTGTGCTTATTGTGGCGAACCTAATGCTACGTTTGTCGATCTTAGTGGGGGAATGCAGCAATCTTATGTGGAAGACTGCCAAGTTTGCTGTCAGCCTAACGTACTTTATATTTATATTGACGAGGATAATTTAGACATAGAAATTAGTAGCGAACCTGAAAGTTAA